In the Halococcus salifodinae DSM 8989 genome, GAAGTCGGGCTGGGTGTAGCTCGTGAAAAAGGGCCCCTTCGACCCGCGCTCGACCTCCTCTTCGTTGACGTACATCTCCTGACCGTCGGGGGTCGTTACGGGTCCCTCGGCGATGTCGGGTTCGGAATCGGCCGCCGCAGTGCCGGCCTTCATGTAGATGTTCTCGACGTAGGTCTCGTCGTCGATTTCGACTTCGTCGGTGTCGACCATCTCGAAATCGAAGTCCTCGTAGAAGTCGTTGCCCTCCGCGTTGTCTTCAATGACTTTCGCACGGAGCTGGGAAGCTCCCATGTCGAACAGCGCTTCCCGGGTCGCCTCGAACAGTTCGGTCCCGATCCCCTCACCACGGTAGGCCGGATCGACGTGGAGCCAGAGCAGGTCGCCGTTGCCCCCGTCGGTCACGAGATCGCTCTCGGAGAACCCGCGGATCTCACCCTCGTCCTCGGCGACGAGAAGCAGCGCGTCGGGCTCGTCGATCTTGGTTGCGATACCGTCCGTGTCGTACCATTCGGTGATCGCACTCT is a window encoding:
- a CDS encoding GNAT family N-acetyltransferase codes for the protein MKLREATRDDGEAIRRIARDSMEASYSLSPRAIESAITEWYDTDGIATKIDEPDALLLVAEDEGEIRGFSESDLVTDGGNGDLLWLHVDPAYRGEGIGTELFEATREALFDMGASQLRAKVIEDNAEGNDFYEDFDFEMVDTDEVEIDDETYVENIYMKAGTAAADSEPDIAEGPVTTPDGQEMYVNEEEVERGSKGPFFTSYTQPDFGEEHKYGYFCANCETLDNAMDTMGRVKCNDCGNLRKATRWDATYG